A stretch of the Aegilops tauschii subsp. strangulata cultivar AL8/78 chromosome 4, Aet v6.0, whole genome shotgun sequence genome encodes the following:
- the LOC120962388 gene encoding uncharacterized protein, translated as MPSFPESMVGKTLQLLLPYHDAIIRGVERSKDDKLTRVKIEALPGVAFSAGELRLESTEGLKFVGALHMDDVSGHECTLTVHDDQVHYCGSCTEVRVPAFPPFSETMVGMTVRFSGSDPYSIELYHYVYDSNPYTLPLSPPFYSDFNDAAEQKIKVAINGYGKIRRALARAALQSEGVALVAVNDLSGGDEISCMFRDIWDFGVKNCTCDILKGVDLYKESNPAAVPWYMSGAQFVVETSECTQDADHYKNRASSYSRCSDLKLFEPLETIVGRSSTTPNSSRAPILRIEPVTPSDAKAVRDCFPLWMREEVGSVVCVQGVDMTFELAGTDMMILSNTQPSLNFAPLLRWCFDMLSQIPEAGECHVQTSEKPRRT; from the exons ATGCCGTCTTTCCCTGAGAGCATGGTGGGGAAGACTCTCCAGTTGCTCCTTCCGTACCACGACGCCATCATCAGGGGCGTCGAGCGCAGCAAGGACGACAAGCTCACCCGTGTCAAGATCGAGGCTCTGCCCGGGGTTGCGTTTTCCGCTGGAGAACTGCGACTGGAGAGCACGGAAGGGCTGAAGTTTGTAGGTGCTCTCCACATGGACGACGTCTCAGGGCACGAGTGCACGCTTACAgtccatgacgaccaag TGCACTATTGTGGCTCTTGCACAGAAGTGAGAGTCCCAGCTTTCCCCCCATTTTCAGAGACCATGGTAGGGATGACAGTCCGCTTCTCTGGGTCAGATCCCTACTCCATTGAG CTCTATCATTATGTATATGACTCTAATCCTTACACCCTCCCCCTCTCACCTCCGTTCTATTCTGATTTCAATGATGCAGCTGAGCAGAAAATTAAAGTTGCAATAAATG GTTATGGAAAGATTCGGAGGGCGCTCGCTAGAGCAGCTTTGCAGAGTGAAGGCGTTGCCCTTGTTGCTGTCAATGATCTATCTGGAGGAGACGAAATT AGTTGTATGTTTAGGGATATATGGGACTTTGGAGTGAAAAACTGTACCTGTGATATTCTTAAGGGGGTCGATTTGTACAAGGAAAG caatcctgctgcaGTCCCTTGGTACATGAGCGGTGCCCAGTTTGTTGTGGAGACTAGCGAGTGTACTCAGGATGCTGACCATTACAAG AACCGTGCGTCTTCGTATAGCCGCTGTTCGGATCTCAAGCTCTTTGAACCTCTTGAAACAATAGTTGGCCGCTCATCGACCACTCCCAACAGTTCGAGGGCCCCAATTCTGCGGATCGAACCGGTCACCCCAAGTGATGCCAAG GCTGTGCGGGACTGTTTCCCCCTCTGGATGCGTGAAGAAGTTGGCTCAGTAGTTTGTGTCCAGGGGGTtgatatgacttttgagttggcAGGGACGGATATGATGATACTGAGTAACACCCA ACCTAGCTTGAACTTCGCGCCGCTTCTGAGATGGTGCTTTGACATGCTGAGCCAGATCCCAGAAGCAGGGGAATGTCACGTCCAGACGAGTGAAAAGCCACGGCGGACCTAA